The Artemia franciscana unplaced genomic scaffold, ASM3288406v1 Scaffold_4461, whole genome shotgun sequence genome has a window encoding:
- the LOC136043314 gene encoding LOW QUALITY PROTEIN: coatomer subunit beta'-like (The sequence of the model RefSeq protein was modified relative to this genomic sequence to represent the inferred CDS: substituted 2 bases at 2 genomic stop codons): MNLKLDYRHILTARSDRVKCVDLHPTEPWMLVSLYNGKIHVWNHQNQQLIKTFEVCYSPVXSGKFIARKNWIITGSDDYRIRFFNYNTLEREHVVDAHKDYVRCLAVHPTLPIVLSGSDDKKIKMWNWDNSWTCQKVFDGHSHYVMQIVFNPKDNNTFASASLDKTIKIWQLASSIPNFTLKGHVNYITCLDYTHAGQKPYLISGADDCLVKIWDYQNRSCVQSLCGHTENVSAVVFHPELPIIITGSEDGTVKIWNASTYSLEKTLNYGFGRAFTICCLKGSNMVGIGFDDGCVMIRLGKEDPTFSMDEGGKILWIKNSEIEMVNLKQFANENIKDGERLNLSSKGDAKSSEVFANTLAHNSDGRYVAVCGGGEYIIYTAMALRNKAYGSALEFVWGIEPEAFAIRESTTTVKVFQKLTKEKKSLKVGADGIYGGTLLGVRFKYQLTFYCWDSLDLVIRTDNQPTGVFWGGNGEMVAITTKENFYILHCDVSALAEASEEDRHHSNFPFDDIDEKQENVKTATWVGDCFIYLNSLNRLNYYVGGEIVTISYLDRPHYILGYIPRHNRIYLCDKELNVLSYSLHLSVLDFETSVMRKDIQNAQQLLPRIPRSYYTKIAHFLEIXGFVSKALSVSTDPDHKFDLALQLSKLDLAVELAREIGSDQKWRQLADCSILNGRLDLADKCYEATQDFGALLILRSSSGNLDKVAELAAMARSARKFNVAFTAYLLTHQNLKALDILVETNKLPDAAFFARTYLPSEVPRVTQLWKAEQQKSNAKAAQGIADPLEYTNLFPSFEESLQIQRYLEQSERIVPASQYSTRTSNNQRNVFEELSKAFTSGLNLEKN; encoded by the coding sequence atgaatttgaaattagattaCAGACATATACTGACAGCAAGGTCTGATAGGGTGAAATGTGTTGATTTGCATCCAACCGAACCATGGATGTTAGTCTCATTATATAATGGAAAGATCCATGTTTGGAATCATCAAAACCAGCAGTTAATTAAGACCTTTGAAGTGTGCTACAGTCCTGTCTGATCTGGAAAATTTATTGCAAGGAAAAATTGGATTATCACAGGTTCAGATGACTATAGAATAAGATTTTTTAACTACAATACACTGGAACGGGAGCATGTTGTTGATGCCCACAAAGATTACGTAAGATGCCTTGCTGTCCATCCAACACTTCCAATTGTTTTATCTGGAAGCGAtgacaagaaaatcaaaatgtggAACTGGGACAACAGTTGGACCTGTCAGAAAGTATTTGATGGGCATTCCCATTATGTTATGCAGATTGTATTTAATCCCAAAGATAATAATACATTTGCATCTGCGTCGTTGGACAAGACCATTAAAATTTGGCAACTTGCGTCTTCCATTCCGAACTTCACACTTAAAGGTCATGTGAATTACATTACCTGTTTAGATTACACTCACGCCGGCCAGAAGCCCTATTTGATCTCCGGTGCCGATGATTGCTTGGTGAAAATTTGGGACTATCAAAATCGAAGTTGTGTTCAAAGTTTATGTGGCCATACAGAAAATGTATCAGCTGTCGTTTTTCATCCTGAATTGCCCATTATTATTACTGGTTCGGAAGATGGCACAGTCAAAATTTGGAATGCCAGCACTTACAGTTTGGAGAAAACTTTAAATTATGGGTTCGGTAGGGCTTTTACAATTTGCTGCCTAAAAGGCTCAAATATGGTTGGCATTGGTTTCGATGATGGTTGTGTTATGATTCGCTTAGGAAAGGAAGACCCAACTTTCTCAATGGATGAGGGGGGAAAGATTTTGTGgataaaaaattctgaaatagaaaTGGTTAACTTGAAACAATTTgcaaatgaaaatatcaaagatGGCGAACGTCTTAATCTTTCTAGCAAAGGAGACGCTAAAAGCTCTGAAGTGTTTGCGAACACATTGGCACATAACAGCGATGGTCGTTATGTTGCTGTCTGCGGTGGAGGTGAATACATTATATATACTGCAATGGCTCTTCGAAATAAAGCATATGGCTCCGCTTTGGAATTTGTTTGGGGAATTGAACCTGAAGCTTTCGCAATTCGAGAATCTACTACCACTGTCAAAGTTTTCCAAAagttaacaaaagaaaaaaaatccctgaaagTTGGTGCTGATGGAATATACGGGGGCACACTTCTTggagttcgttttaagtatcaaTTGACTTTTTACTGCTGGGATTCTCTTGACCTTGTAATAAGAACTGATAATCAGCCAACAGGAGTATTTTGGGGTGGGAACGGTGAAATGGTTGCTATCACCACTAAAGAGAACTTTTATATACTGCATTGCGATGTTTCTGCTCTTGCTGAAGCAAGCGAGGAAGACCGACATCATTCCAACTTTCCTTTTGACGATATagatgaaaaacaagaaaacgtGAAAACAGCTACCTGGGTGGGggattgttttatttatttgaactcCTTGAACAGACTGAATTACTATGTTGGTGGTGAAATAGTCACAATATCTTACTTAGATAGACCCCATTACATACTTGGCTACATTCCAAGACATAACCGAATCTATCTCTGTGACAAGGAATTGAATGTTTTATCATACTCTCTACACCTCTCTGTTCTAGACTTTGAAACCTCTGTTATGAGGAAAGATATCCAAAATGCCCAGCAGCTCCTACCTCGTATCCCACGGTCATACTATACAAAAATTGCACATTTCCTAGAAATATAAGGGTTCGTTAGCAAAGCCCTTTCAGTATCTACGGACCCTGATCATAAGTTTGATCTTGCCCTACAATTGAGTAAGCTTGATTTGGCTGTTGAGTTAGCCAGAGAAATCGGCAGCGATCAAAAGTGGCGACAGCTAGCAGACTGCAGTATTTTAAATGGTAGGTTGGATCTGGCAGACAAGTGCTATGAAGCAACCCAGGATTTTGGAGCTTTGTTAATTCTTAGGAGTTCAAGTGGCAATTTGGATAAGGTGGCGGAGCTTGCAGCAATGGCTCGTAGTGCAAGAAAATTTAACGTTGCCTTCACTGCATATCTTTTGACCCACCAAAATTTGAAAGCTTTAGATATTTTAGTTGAAACTAATAAGTTGCCAGATGCAGCGTTTTTCGCAAGGACCTATCTGCCCTCTGAAGTACCAAGGGTGACGCAACTTTGGAAAGCTGAACAACAGAAATCAAATGCAAAAGCAGCCCAAGGCATCGCTGATCCTTTGGAGTACACGAATCTCTTTCCTAGCTTTGAGGAATCGTTGCAAATTCAGAGATATTTGGAACAAAGTGAAAGAATTGTCCCAGCTAGCCAATATTCAACAAGGACCTCTAACAACCAGAGAAATGTCTTCGAAGAACTTTCCAAAGCCTTTACCTCTGGCTTAAACCTTGAAAAAAACTAG